A section of the bacterium genome encodes:
- a CDS encoding SIS domain-containing protein: MTPADARTAHPFYMYEAMREQPDAFAAVAGRTAAAAEACAPRLAACDRLYFVGIGTSYHAALTAEYLMRSYGGMPVYAAHAFDFALYGPTLGPRDGVITVTHRGTKRYTRDALVRARKAGSPTVVVTGDGPEDRAVADVVIQTVAQERSATHTVSYAGAVAALGVLTAQIGAARRARPVLDAAVLKTTVPGALRGALALEPQIADRARGLASSPRIWLVGGGPGAVAATEGALKIKETSYATAEGMSAEAMLHGPFQSTEREDLFILIAQAGAAQPRVTDVAAAVQEIGAKLIVVDDGTASIAGGGVTARWRVPAVPEPFTALTCAVPLQLFSYHLALARGTNPDSFRLDDPRFRAAYRRVAL, encoded by the coding sequence ATGACCCCCGCCGACGCCCGCACCGCGCATCCTTTTTATATGTACGAGGCCATGCGGGAACAGCCCGACGCATTCGCGGCGGTGGCCGGCCGCACCGCGGCCGCGGCCGAAGCCTGCGCGCCCCGCCTCGCCGCCTGCGACCGCCTCTATTTCGTCGGGATCGGCACCTCGTATCATGCCGCGCTGACGGCCGAGTATCTGATGCGGAGCTACGGCGGGATGCCCGTGTACGCGGCGCACGCCTTCGACTTTGCGCTCTACGGTCCGACGCTCGGCCCCCGGGACGGCGTGATCACGGTCACGCACCGCGGTACGAAGCGGTACACTCGTGACGCGCTGGTACGGGCGAGGAAGGCCGGTTCTCCAACCGTGGTGGTAACCGGCGACGGTCCCGAAGATCGCGCGGTCGCAGACGTGGTCATCCAGACCGTGGCGCAAGAGCGTTCGGCGACGCACACGGTGAGCTACGCCGGCGCGGTGGCCGCGTTGGGGGTCCTCACGGCGCAGATCGGCGCAGCGCGCCGGGCGCGGCCTGTGCTCGACGCCGCGGTGCTCAAGACTACCGTCCCGGGGGCGCTGCGGGGAGCGCTCGCCCTCGAACCGCAGATCGCCGACCGGGCGCGCGGCCTCGCGTCGAGCCCGCGCATCTGGCTTGTCGGAGGCGGGCCGGGCGCCGTCGCCGCCACCGAAGGCGCGCTGAAGATCAAAGAGACCTCCTACGCCACGGCGGAGGGGATGAGCGCGGAGGCGATGTTGCACGGTCCGTTCCAATCGACCGAACGCGAGGATCTGTTCATCCTCATCGCTCAGGCCGGCGCCGCCCAGCCCCGCGTCACGGACGTGGCGGCGGCGGTGCAGGAGATCGGCGCGAAGTTGATCGTGGTCGACGACGGAACGGCGTCGATCGCGGGCGGCGGCGTCACCGCGCGTTGGCGCGTGCCGGCCGTGCCCGAGCCGTTCACCGCGCTCACCTGCGCGGTGCCGCTGCAGCTGTTCTCGTACCACCTCGCCCTCGCCCGCGGCACGAACCCCGACAGCTTTCGCCTCGACGACCCGAGGTTTCGCGCGGCCTACCGCCGCGTCGCGCTCTAA